GCCAAGCTGCTGATCGACAACCGGATCGTCATCAACAACCAGCTCAAGCGCACGCGCGGCGGCAAGATCTCCTTCACCCACATCCTCGGGTACGCGCTGGTGCAGGCCATCAAGGCGTTCCCCAACATGAACCGGCACTACGCCGAGGTCGACGGCAAGCCGAATGCCGTCACACCGGCACACACCAACCTGGGCCTGGCGATCGACTTACAGGGCAAGGACGGCAAGCGCGCCCTGGTGGTGGCCGGGATCAAGCGGTGCGAGACCATGCGCTTCGCCCAGTTCGTCACCGCCTACGAAGACATCGTCCGTCGGGCCCGCGACGGCAAACTGACGGCGGAAGACTTTGGCGGCGTGACGATTTCGCTGACCAACCCGGGCACCATCGGCACCGTCCACTCCGTCCCCCGCCTGATGGCGGGCCAGGGCGCGATCATCGGTGTCGGCGCGATGGAGTACCCGGCGGAGTTCCAGGGCGCGAGTGAGGAGCGCATCGCCGAGCTGGGCATCGGCAAACTGATCACCCTCACGTCGACCTACGACCACCGCATCATCCAGGGCGCGGAGTCCGGCGACTTCCTGCGCGCCATCCACGAGATGCTGCTCTCGGACGACTTCTGGGACGAGATCTTCCGCGAGCTGAGCATCCCGTACCTGCCGGTGCGCTGGAGCACGGATAACCCCGACTCGATCGTCGACAAGAACGCCCGGGTCATGGAGCTGATCGCGGCCTACCGCAACCGCGGCCACCTGATGGCCGACATCGACCCGCTGCGGCTGGACGGGACCCGGTTCCGCAGCCACCCCGACCTCGAGGTGCTGACCCACGGCCTCACCCTCTGGGACCTCGACCGGGTGTTCAAGGTCAACGGCTTCGCCGGCTGCGAGTACAAGAAGCTGCGCGACGTGCTGGGTCTGCTGCGCGACGCCTACTGCCGGCACATCGGGGTGGAGTACACCCACATCCTCGAGCCCGAGCAGCAGCAGTGGCTGCAGGAGCGGATCGAGACCAAGCACGTCAAACCGAGCGTGGCCGAGCAGAAGTACATCTTGAGCCGGCTCAACGCGGCCGAGGCGTTCGAGACTTTCCTGCAAACCAAATACGTTGGCCAGAAACGGTTCTCACTTGAGGGCGCCGAGAGCGTGATCCCCATGATGGACGCAGCCATCGACCAGTGCGCCGAGCACGCCCTCGACGAGGTGGTCATCGGGATGCCGCACCGCGGCCGGCTCAACGTGTTGGCCAACATCGTCGGCAAGCCGTACAAGCAGATCTTCAGCGAGTTCGAGGGCAACCTCAACCCCTCGCAGGCCCACGGGTCCGGCGACGTCAAGTACCACCTGGGTGCCACGGGGGTCTACCTCCAGATGTTCGGCGACAACGACATCAAGGTGTCGCTGACCGCCAACCCGTCGCACCTCGAGGCCGTCGACCCGGTGCTGGAGGGCCTGGTCCGCGCCAAGCAGGACCTGCTGGAGGAGGACGGCAGCGATCGGTTCCCCGTGGTGCCGATGATGCTGCACGGTGACGCCGCGTTCGCCGGCCAGGGCATCGTCGCCGAGACGCTGAACCTGGCGCACCTGCCCGGCTACCGCGTTGGCGGCACCATCCACATCATCGTCAACAACCAGATCGGCTTCACCACCGCGCCGGAGTACTCGCGGTCCAGCGAATACTGCACCGATGTCGCGAAGATGGTCGGGGCGCCGATCTTCCACGTCAACGGCGACGACCCGGAAGCCTGCGTGTGGGTGGCGAAGCTGGCCGTGGACTTCCGGCAGCGGTTCCACAAGGACGTCATCATCGACATGCTGTGTTACCGGCGGCGCGGACACAACGAGGGCGACGACCCGTCGATGACCAACCCCTCGATGTACGACGTGGTCGACGTCAAGCGCGGGGTCCGCAAGAGCTACACCGAATCCCTGATCGGCCGCGGCGACATCTCGCTCAAGGAGGCCGAGGACGCCCTGCGCGACTACCAGGGTCAGCTCGAGCGCGTGTTCAACGAGGTCCGCGAGGTGGAGAAACACGGCGTCTCGCCCAGCGAATCGGTCGAAGCCGACCAGATGATCCCCGCCGGCCTGTCCACCGCGGTGGACAAGGCGCTGCTGGCTCGCATCGGTGACGCGTTCCTCGCGCTGCCGGACGGGTTCACCGCGCACCCCCGCGTGCGGCCGGTCCTGGAGAGGCGCCGCGAGATGGCCTACGAGGGCAAGATCGATTGGGCCTTCGGCGAGTTGCTGGCGCTGGGCACGCTGGTGGCCGAGGGCAAGCTGGTGCGGCTGTCGGGGCAGGACACCCGGCGCGGCACCTTCTCGCAGCGGCACTCGGTGATCATCGACCGCATCACCGGGGAAGAGTTCACCCCGCTGCAGTTGCTCGCGACCAATCCCGACGGCACCCCCACGGGCGGCAAGTTCCTGGTCTACGACTCGCCGCTGTCGGAGTACGCGGCGGTCGGCTTCGAGTACGGCTACACCGTCGGCAACCCCGACGCCCTGGTCCTGTGGGAGGCGCAGTTCGGCGACTTCGTCAACGGCGCGCAGTCGATCATCGACGAGTTCATCAGCTCCGGTGAGGCCAAGTGGGGCCAGCTGTCCAACGTGGTGCTGCTGCTGCCGCACGGCCACGAGGGCCAGGGCCCCGACCACACCTCCGGGCGCATCGAGCGCTTCCTGCAGCTGTGGGCGGAGGGGTCGATGACGATCGCCATGCCCTCGACACCGTCGAACTACTTCCACCTGCTGCGCCGGCACGCCCTCGACGGTGTGCAGCGGCCGCTGATCGTGTTCACGCCCAAGTCGATGCTGCGCAACAAGGCCGCGGTCAGCGACGTCAGGGACTTCACCGAGCTCAAGTTCCGCTCGGTGCTCGAGGAACCCACCTACGAGGACGGCGTCGGCGACCGCGGCAAGGTCCGGCGGATCCTGCTGACCAGCGGAAAGATCTATTACGAGCTCGCCGCCCGCAAGGCCAAGGAAGGCCGGGAAGACGTCGCGATCGTGCGCATCGAGCAGCTGGCCCCGGTGCCCAAGCGCCGGCTCAGCGAGACGCTCGACCGCTACCCGAACGCCGGCGAGTTCTTCTGGGTCCAGGAGGAGCCCGCCAACCAGGGCGCCTGGCCGCGGTTCGGCCTCGAGCTCCCGGAGCTGCTGCCCGGAAAGCTGGCGGGGATCAAGCGCATCTCGCGGCGGGCGATGTCCGCGCCGTCGTCGGGATCGTCGAAGGTGCACGCGGTCGAGCAGCAGGAGATCCTCGACACCGCGTTCGGCTGATCGCCGACCCACCCACCGATACCGGGGACCACCGGTACCGGCTAGCCTCGACTCGGTTACGCGGACAGGAAGGGTGCTCATGGAGGGGTTCGCCGGGAAGGTTGCCGTCGTCACGGGCGCGGGTTCGGGCATCGGTCAGGCGCTGGCCATCGAGCTGGGGCGTTCGGGCGCGAAGGTGGCGATCAGCGACGTCGACGTCGAGGGCCTGGCGGCGACCGAGCGGGAGCTCAAGGCGATCGGCGCGCCCGTCAAAGCAGACCGGCTCGACGTCACCGAGCGCGAGGCGTTCCTCGCCTACGCCGACGCCGTCGCCGAGCACTTCGGCAAGGTCAACCAGATCTACAACAACGCCGGCATCGCCTTCAGCGGGGATATCGAGGTCAGCCAGTTCAAGGACATCGAACGGGTGATGGACGTCGACTTCTGGGGCGTCGTGAACGGCACGAAGGCCTTCCTCCCACACCTGATCGCCTCCGGCGACGGCCACGTCATCAACATCTCGAGCGTGTTCGGGTTGTTCTCGGTGCCGGGGCAGGCGGCGTACAACTCGGCGAAGTTCGCCGTCCGCGGCTTCACCGAGGCGCTGCGCCAGGAGATGATCTTGTCCGGCCACCCGGTCGGGGTGACCACGGTGCACCCCGGCGGCATCAAGACGGCGATCGCCCGCAACGCCGGCGCCGCGGAGGGGCTTGACCGCGACGAGCTGGCCCAGGTGTTCGACAAGCGGCTGGCCAAGACCAGTCCGCACCGCGCGGCCCTGGTGATCCTTGACGCGGTGCGCAAGAACAAGGCCCGCGTGCTGGTCGGCCCGGACGCCAAGGTCTTGGACGCCCTGGTGCGAGTGACCGGCTCGGGCTATCAGCGCCTCTTCAGCCCGGTGCTGCGCCGGATGCTGGCCCCGAAGCACTGACCGGGCTTTTTCCCGCCCGGGACTGCGCGCTCAACGTCCCGAGGCTCACGCCGCTGCATGCCCAGACGCAAAAGTCCGCGACACGCCGAGCGAAAGGGTGCGTTTGCGTCTGCTCGCGCAGGAATGCACTCAGCGCCCCAGCGGGTGCTCGGCCAACCATCCGCCGGCCACCGCCTGCGGGTCGGCGCCGCCGGCCAGCTGGCGGCGCATGTCGGCCAGCGCCGCGGTGTCGAGCACGCCGGCCACCTCGTTGATGGCCAGCAGCTGCCGGTCCGCCAGCGCGTTGCGGCGGTACAGCGGCACCACGTTCTCGGCGCGGATCAGCGCCGGTTTGCCGTCCGCCAGTGCGATCACGTCGGCGGGGATGCCGGGGTCCGCGGTGGTCGACCAGGCCGCGGTCAGCTGACCGGCCCGCAGTGCCTCGAAAAGTAATGAGCCAGAAGGGAACTCGCGCGGCTGAACGAGCCGGCACGTCCCCACCGCCGACGGGCTGTCGAACCCCGTAACGGCCCCGGTCAGCAGCCCGTCGCAGTGCGCGGGCAATTCGCTGAGCTCTTGACCGCCCCACGCCGTCGCGGTGGACTGCGTGACCAGCAGCACCGGTTTGTCTTCGGCGGCGGTCGCGTAGTCGCCTGCCAGGACGCCCTCGGGCAGCGCCGCGATCATCGCGCGGTAGACCTGGGTGTCCGACAGCGCGGACGCCCCGGGCTGCATGCGCTGGAGCGTCCGCCCGGTGAAGGCGGGAACGACGGTGAACTCACCCGAGTCGAGCTTCGCCATCGGGTCGGTGGCGGTACCGGGGCGCGCCGCGAAACCGTACGACCGCAGCGCCGCCACGTAGATGCCGGCCAGCAACGTTGACTGGGGATCGGGGCGAGACCCGACGACCACTTCCGGACGGCCGCCGGCGTGGGTCGCGCAGCCGGCCGCGACGAGCAGGGTCGCGACGAGCAGCGCGGCCGGCCTGCCGGCTCTCACCCTTCGGCGGCCAGGGCCACCGCTCTGGCCACCGCTTCCCCGACGCGCATGTCCAGCGGGCTCGGGACGATCCGGTCGGGCGCAAGGTCGTCGCTGACCACGGAAAAGATCGCCTCGGCCGCGACGACCATCATCTTCTCGGTGATCCGGCGCGCCCCGACGTCCAGCGCCCCGCGAAACACGCCGGGAAACGCCAGCACGTTGTTGATCTGGTTCGGGTAGTCGCTGCGGCCGGTGGCCACCACCGCCGCGTAACGGGCCGCCACCTCGGGGTCAATCTCCGGGTCGGGGTTGGAGAGCGCGAACACGATCCCCCCGGGCGCCATCGTGGCGACCAGTTCCTCCGGCACCGCACCCGCCGACACCCCGAGGAAGACGTCCGCCCCGCGCAGCGCCTCCGCCAGCCCGCCGGTGAGACCCGCCGGATTGGTGCGTCGGGCGAGGTCGCGCTTGACCTCGTTCATGTGGTCGCGGCCGGTGTGCAGAATGCCCCGCGAGTCCAGCACGGTGATCTCCGAGACAC
This genomic window from Mycobacterium saskatchewanense contains:
- a CDS encoding multifunctional oxoglutarate decarboxylase/oxoglutarate dehydrogenase thiamine pyrophosphate-binding subunit/dihydrolipoyllysine-residue succinyltransferase subunit, giving the protein MSNISSPFGQNEWLVEEMYRKFRDDPSSVDPSWHEFLVDYNPEPSAEPAPRNADGPARPQAQAAAPAERAVVGTAEPKKPAAPSGNGAAAPKAAAPAPSPAASKAPAPPPAEGDEVQVLRGAAAAVVKNMSASLEVPTATSVRAIPAKLLIDNRIVINNQLKRTRGGKISFTHILGYALVQAIKAFPNMNRHYAEVDGKPNAVTPAHTNLGLAIDLQGKDGKRALVVAGIKRCETMRFAQFVTAYEDIVRRARDGKLTAEDFGGVTISLTNPGTIGTVHSVPRLMAGQGAIIGVGAMEYPAEFQGASEERIAELGIGKLITLTSTYDHRIIQGAESGDFLRAIHEMLLSDDFWDEIFRELSIPYLPVRWSTDNPDSIVDKNARVMELIAAYRNRGHLMADIDPLRLDGTRFRSHPDLEVLTHGLTLWDLDRVFKVNGFAGCEYKKLRDVLGLLRDAYCRHIGVEYTHILEPEQQQWLQERIETKHVKPSVAEQKYILSRLNAAEAFETFLQTKYVGQKRFSLEGAESVIPMMDAAIDQCAEHALDEVVIGMPHRGRLNVLANIVGKPYKQIFSEFEGNLNPSQAHGSGDVKYHLGATGVYLQMFGDNDIKVSLTANPSHLEAVDPVLEGLVRAKQDLLEEDGSDRFPVVPMMLHGDAAFAGQGIVAETLNLAHLPGYRVGGTIHIIVNNQIGFTTAPEYSRSSEYCTDVAKMVGAPIFHVNGDDPEACVWVAKLAVDFRQRFHKDVIIDMLCYRRRGHNEGDDPSMTNPSMYDVVDVKRGVRKSYTESLIGRGDISLKEAEDALRDYQGQLERVFNEVREVEKHGVSPSESVEADQMIPAGLSTAVDKALLARIGDAFLALPDGFTAHPRVRPVLERRREMAYEGKIDWAFGELLALGTLVAEGKLVRLSGQDTRRGTFSQRHSVIIDRITGEEFTPLQLLATNPDGTPTGGKFLVYDSPLSEYAAVGFEYGYTVGNPDALVLWEAQFGDFVNGAQSIIDEFISSGEAKWGQLSNVVLLLPHGHEGQGPDHTSGRIERFLQLWAEGSMTIAMPSTPSNYFHLLRRHALDGVQRPLIVFTPKSMLRNKAAVSDVRDFTELKFRSVLEEPTYEDGVGDRGKVRRILLTSGKIYYELAARKAKEGREDVAIVRIEQLAPVPKRRLSETLDRYPNAGEFFWVQEEPANQGAWPRFGLELPELLPGKLAGIKRISRRAMSAPSSGSSKVHAVEQQEILDTAFG
- a CDS encoding SDR family NAD(P)-dependent oxidoreductase, whose translation is MEGFAGKVAVVTGAGSGIGQALAIELGRSGAKVAISDVDVEGLAATERELKAIGAPVKADRLDVTEREAFLAYADAVAEHFGKVNQIYNNAGIAFSGDIEVSQFKDIERVMDVDFWGVVNGTKAFLPHLIASGDGHVINISSVFGLFSVPGQAAYNSAKFAVRGFTEALRQEMILSGHPVGVTTVHPGGIKTAIARNAGAAEGLDRDELAQVFDKRLAKTSPHRAALVILDAVRKNKARVLVGPDAKVLDALVRVTGSGYQRLFSPVLRRMLAPKH
- a CDS encoding glycine betaine ABC transporter substrate-binding protein, giving the protein MRAGRPAALLVATLLVAAGCATHAGGRPEVVVGSRPDPQSTLLAGIYVAALRSYGFAARPGTATDPMAKLDSGEFTVVPAFTGRTLQRMQPGASALSDTQVYRAMIAALPEGVLAGDYATAAEDKPVLLVTQSTATAWGGQELSELPAHCDGLLTGAVTGFDSPSAVGTCRLVQPREFPSGSLLFEALRAGQLTAAWSTTADPGIPADVIALADGKPALIRAENVVPLYRRNALADRQLLAINEVAGVLDTAALADMRRQLAGGADPQAVAGGWLAEHPLGR